The following coding sequences lie in one Sphaerochaeta sp. genomic window:
- a CDS encoding glycoside hydrolase family 88 protein, whose translation MHEPLSLQMARHVQEIYRPGMMKWHYEHGLVIMASLAADPALFSWAYQLYDPMIAQDGTIATYREGEFNLDQINAGRNLFTFYEKTGEQRFIAASRILRDQLAHQPRTKSGVFWHKEIYPWQIWLDGQYMEGPFYAQYSQFTNDTQGMDDVVTQLVTTFHTLRDPKTGLLYHAYDESRGMRWSDPKTGLSPHFWGRAMGWYGMAVLDVLDYLPKDHPGRSALGDIIRSYISAIRKVQDPESGMWYQVLDQGKREGNYLETSATSMFVTILLKARRLGITTDPTDKDAALKAFNGMKQRYLANDLRLGGICSVAGLGGNPCRDGSFSYYISEPIATDDFKGVGPFILACLEVERA comes from the coding sequence ATGCACGAACCGCTTTCCCTCCAGATGGCCCGCCACGTCCAGGAAATCTATCGTCCTGGCATGATGAAGTGGCATTACGAACATGGATTGGTCATTATGGCCAGCCTTGCGGCAGACCCTGCTCTGTTTTCATGGGCGTACCAGCTGTATGACCCGATGATCGCCCAGGATGGCACGATCGCCACGTATCGGGAAGGTGAGTTCAATTTGGATCAGATCAATGCCGGGCGGAACCTGTTCACGTTCTACGAGAAAACGGGAGAACAACGGTTCATCGCCGCCTCGCGCATCCTGCGTGACCAGCTTGCCCACCAGCCCCGGACAAAGAGCGGTGTGTTCTGGCACAAGGAAATTTATCCGTGGCAGATCTGGCTGGACGGCCAGTACATGGAAGGTCCGTTCTACGCCCAGTACAGCCAATTCACCAATGATACCCAGGGAATGGATGATGTTGTCACCCAGTTGGTCACCACGTTCCATACGCTCCGCGACCCCAAGACGGGATTGTTGTATCATGCCTACGACGAATCCCGCGGGATGCGCTGGTCCGACCCGAAGACCGGCCTTTCCCCCCATTTCTGGGGACGCGCCATGGGATGGTATGGGATGGCCGTCCTGGATGTGCTGGATTACCTTCCCAAGGATCATCCGGGACGAAGCGCCCTGGGGGATATCATCCGTTCCTACATCAGTGCCATCCGGAAGGTGCAGGATCCAGAGAGCGGAATGTGGTACCAGGTGCTGGACCAAGGGAAGAGGGAAGGCAACTATCTGGAGACCAGCGCCACCAGCATGTTCGTCACCATTCTGCTTAAAGCCCGGAGACTGGGCATCACCACCGACCCCACCGACAAGGATGCCGCGCTGAAAGCCTTCAACGGCATGAAACAGCGCTACCTGGCAAACGACCTGCGCCTGGGGGGCATCTGCTCCGTGGCAGGACTCGGCGGCAACCCATGCCGTGACGGCTCCTTCTCCTACTACATCAGCGAACCCATCGCCACCGATGACTTCAAAGGCGTCGGCCCCTTCATCCTTGCCTGCCTGGAAGTGGAGAGGGCGTAG
- a CDS encoding ISL3 family transposase: MIDPHIQKLFSLGLGLEEPWRITSLEMVPSDKQPTLLELHIRIDFKEGSSFQYPGFDQSCKVHDTRERTWRHLNFFQYRCYITAKVPRIITPDGKVRTVSVPWARSGSGFTLMMEGVILTLVKHMPVRTVAREIGEHDTKLWRLIDYHVEEALKDQDFSDVSAIGVDEYSHKGHNYITVFLSHPDVATDEAGRCRQAGKARVLFVTEGKDKDAVKRFLERFKEKDGKPGQVKVATSDMIHGYRSALGESFPEAVVTVDKFHVVKNCSDAVDNTRKREMRSKNAAKTKDLKKTRYIWLKNPDNLTDRQRERLGQLLQVEYLDTVQAYSCRLELQDFYETHKAYDEDMVSDFERLAIRFANSAVMEIRKFAQCLTRNAVEILNYFQTLRTNAILEGFNSKISIIKSRARGFRNMRNFMNMIYFVCGELSLPLQPIM, translated from the coding sequence ATGATCGACCCGCATATTCAGAAACTTTTCAGCCTCGGATTGGGCCTTGAGGAACCTTGGCGCATCACATCACTGGAGATGGTTCCGTCCGATAAGCAGCCAACGCTGTTGGAACTCCACATACGGATCGATTTCAAGGAAGGGTCGAGTTTCCAGTATCCAGGATTCGACCAGAGCTGCAAGGTCCACGATACCCGAGAAAGAACCTGGAGGCATCTCAATTTCTTCCAGTACCGTTGCTACATCACCGCAAAAGTCCCCAGAATCATCACGCCCGACGGCAAGGTGAGGACCGTTTCGGTGCCCTGGGCAAGAAGCGGCAGCGGCTTCACCTTGATGATGGAGGGGGTGATACTCACCCTGGTGAAGCACATGCCGGTCAGGACGGTTGCCCGGGAGATCGGGGAGCACGACACCAAGCTGTGGCGCCTGATCGACTACCATGTGGAGGAGGCCCTCAAGGACCAGGACTTCTCGGATGTCAGTGCGATAGGGGTGGATGAGTACAGCCACAAGGGCCACAACTACATAACGGTCTTTCTTTCCCATCCCGATGTCGCCACCGATGAGGCCGGAAGGTGCAGGCAGGCGGGGAAAGCGAGGGTACTCTTTGTGACGGAAGGAAAAGACAAGGATGCCGTGAAACGTTTTCTTGAGCGTTTCAAGGAGAAGGACGGAAAACCCGGGCAGGTGAAGGTTGCCACCAGCGACATGATCCACGGCTACCGCAGCGCCCTGGGGGAGAGCTTTCCCGAGGCCGTCGTCACCGTGGACAAGTTCCATGTGGTCAAGAATTGTTCGGATGCGGTGGACAATACCAGGAAACGGGAAATGCGCAGCAAGAACGCCGCAAAGACAAAGGACCTGAAAAAGACGCGGTACATCTGGCTGAAGAACCCCGACAACCTCACCGACAGGCAGCGGGAGCGGCTCGGCCAACTGCTCCAGGTCGAATATCTGGATACGGTCCAGGCCTACAGCTGCCGTCTTGAGCTGCAGGATTTCTATGAGACCCACAAGGCCTATGACGAGGACATGGTGTCTGACTTTGAGCGGCTGGCCATCAGATTCGCCAACTCGGCGGTCATGGAAATCCGCAAGTTTGCACAGTGCCTGACAAGGAATGCGGTGGAGATTCTTAACTACTTCCAGACCCTGAGGACCAATGCAATCCTGGAGGGGTTCAACTCGAAGATAAGCATCATCAAGAGCCGTGCGAGAGGCTTCAGGAACATGAGGAACTTCATGAACATGATCTACTTCGTCTGTGGAGAATTGTCTCTCCCCCTGCAGCCAATCATGTAG
- a CDS encoding carbohydrate ABC transporter permease — protein sequence MDTKQKKEKRTSLKPKLNAVAVKPTAADHTFNIVVDVFLWLLLFIIAIPLWSTITLSFRPNDYIGSNLQGMFLPFWKWSSAAYKALLGNRGFLLAFWNSIKILIFGVATALLLTIPLAYSLSIPTLPGRKFFNWLIIIPYVFNVGMIPTYLLVTGIGLQDHLSSVYLPVAVSTYNCLIMRSFFEGIPNELKESARIDGASELQVMIRIILPLSKAIILTVGLFYGVSFWNDFFRAMLYLNNNDLQPLPILLRNILIGSGMNEYVEVSAFGEAPISAIKAASVFMSAIPMVLAYPFIQKYFTKGTLLGSVKG from the coding sequence ATGGATACCAAGCAGAAAAAAGAAAAACGCACCTCTCTGAAACCGAAGCTCAATGCGGTGGCCGTCAAGCCCACCGCCGCCGACCATACGTTCAACATCGTCGTCGACGTGTTCCTCTGGCTTCTTTTGTTCATCATCGCCATCCCGCTTTGGAGCACCATCACGCTGTCGTTCCGTCCGAACGACTACATTGGTTCCAACCTGCAGGGGATGTTCCTTCCCTTCTGGAAGTGGTCCTCGGCGGCATACAAGGCGCTTCTGGGCAACCGGGGCTTCCTGCTTGCCTTCTGGAACAGCATCAAGATTCTGATCTTCGGTGTGGCGACGGCATTGCTGCTTACCATTCCGCTTGCCTACAGTCTTTCCATTCCGACGCTTCCTGGACGGAAGTTCTTCAACTGGTTGATCATCATCCCGTACGTATTCAACGTCGGCATGATCCCGACCTACCTGTTGGTCACCGGCATCGGACTGCAGGACCACCTCTCGTCCGTCTACCTGCCGGTCGCCGTCTCGACGTACAACTGCTTGATCATGCGCTCGTTCTTCGAGGGGATTCCCAATGAGTTGAAGGAATCGGCCCGGATCGATGGCGCCTCGGAGCTCCAGGTGATGATCCGCATCATCCTGCCGCTGTCCAAGGCCATCATCCTGACCGTCGGCCTGTTCTACGGCGTCTCGTTCTGGAACGACTTCTTCCGCGCCATGCTGTATCTGAACAACAACGACCTGCAGCCGCTTCCCATTCTGCTCAGGAACATCTTGATCGGCAGCGGCATGAACGAATACGTGGAGGTCAGCGCCTTCGGCGAGGCCCCGATCTCCGCCATCAAGGCGGCGTCGGTGTTCATGAGCGCCATCCCGATGGTTCTCGCCTATCCGTTCATCCAGAAGTATTTCACCAAGGGCACGTTGCTTGGCTCCGTCAAGGGCTGA
- a CDS encoding AraC family transcriptional regulator — translation MLPSLDAFATYAKERAPALFLTTNVDASRLSSIRSVSQTPILVISEKFDKDAVEKLAAIPNLVIANTCVCDVGSFITRIISIIGGEAILPPLTGVLVKRAIAYLDKNATSQISRWQLAEAINVSEDYLTRIFRKELGISPWDYLNRYRIFLATKLLRQTSLTINEVASESGFQDQAYFCRVFKKTMGVNPGKIRRGKGSSESR, via the coding sequence ATGCTTCCTTCATTGGATGCTTTCGCCACCTATGCCAAGGAACGGGCTCCGGCGTTGTTCCTGACCACCAATGTGGACGCCAGCAGGCTCTCTTCCATCCGAAGCGTCTCCCAGACCCCGATTTTGGTGATCTCGGAGAAATTCGACAAGGACGCGGTGGAGAAGCTTGCCGCCATCCCCAACCTGGTGATCGCCAACACCTGCGTCTGCGACGTCGGCTCGTTCATCACCCGGATCATCTCGATCATCGGAGGGGAGGCGATCCTGCCTCCGCTCACCGGGGTGCTGGTCAAACGGGCCATCGCCTATCTGGACAAGAATGCCACCAGCCAGATCTCACGCTGGCAGCTTGCCGAGGCGATCAACGTCAGTGAGGATTACCTGACCAGGATCTTCCGCAAGGAGCTGGGGATCTCGCCGTGGGATTATCTGAACCGGTATCGGATCTTCCTGGCGACCAAACTGCTCCGGCAGACATCGCTTACCATCAACGAGGTGGCCAGCGAGAGCGGATTCCAGGATCAGGCTTATTTCTGCAGAGTGTTCAAGAAGACGATGGGAGTCAATCCGGGGAAAATCAGGCGGGGGAAAGGCAGTTCAGAAAGTCGGTAA
- a CDS encoding methyltransferase domain-containing protein — MRNIYDNSEFFAAYAEMGRSKDGLKAAGEWHQLQPLFPKLQGKKVLDLGCGYGWHCKYAAQMGATEILGIDSSQKMIAKAVADNSDDKIKYKVCGVEEYIYPENTYDLVVSNLVLHYIENLANVYQKVYCTLKVGGYFLFNIEHPTFTAGVNEDWIYDENGKPDMM; from the coding sequence ATGAGAAATATTTACGATAATAGTGAATTTTTTGCCGCATATGCGGAAATGGGAAGAAGCAAAGATGGTCTGAAAGCTGCTGGAGAGTGGCATCAGTTGCAACCGTTATTCCCTAAATTACAGGGAAAAAAAGTTTTGGATTTAGGATGTGGTTACGGTTGGCATTGCAAATATGCCGCACAAATGGGAGCTACTGAAATTCTTGGTATTGATAGTAGTCAAAAAATGATTGCAAAAGCAGTAGCTGATAACTCTGATGACAAAATCAAGTATAAAGTTTGCGGTGTTGAAGAATACATTTATCCTGAAAATACTTATGACCTAGTTGTTTCTAACCTGGTACTGCACTATATCGAAAATTTAGCTAATGTTTATCAAAAGGTGTATTGCACATTAAAAGTAGGTGGGTATTTCCTATTCAATATTGAACATCCGACTTTCACCGCAGGTGTTAATGAGGATTGGATTTATGATGAAAATGGGAAACCTGATATGATGTGA
- a CDS encoding extracellular solute-binding protein, translated as MKKTLLVLLILTCLVGALFAQATSEQAAPAAPAKEEPVTIDLWYGAAITEAGPPPDDWVGYQIIKDKLNINLKLTALPSAENDQDVKIQAAGAANNLPDLFMVRRDTLMRLVKQGLVAPVDDMYAKMPVRTAKHYDASSIQNTTVNGHSYGFADPGSIAKNEGLLIRKDWLDKLGLAVPKTLDDLYNVMVAFTKNDPDGNGKNDTYGYGAFQEINNYEEWPGRRLEPILGAFGVEGTWDMTKANAGLNILKPEFYDAMVFIKKIQDAGVIDPNWLAYKKDDFRAAWKQGRFGIMREQNAAYAATSNYAPFDKNFPNGEWIVIDPPVGPTGKASIGPYTVNYRIYAVSAKAAKAGKLDKIAQLLEWMASDEGYYLLGWGVEGVNYTKDANGIPVADGVDKDLAFSGPKGQTVTQLRNMVFYNGDIELGSRYPTYQTATSGKTMSALTVLRDMQSRKWTPAIGSDMLPIPNADLKRFYEQGLAEFITGKRELTKANWDAWIAEFKKQGGQAWNDAGVQYAQDNDLLV; from the coding sequence ATGAAGAAAACATTGTTGGTTCTGTTGATCCTGACCTGCTTGGTCGGCGCGCTGTTTGCGCAGGCGACCAGTGAGCAGGCCGCCCCGGCAGCTCCTGCCAAGGAAGAGCCGGTGACGATTGATCTGTGGTATGGCGCGGCGATCACCGAAGCGGGACCCCCACCTGATGATTGGGTAGGCTATCAGATCATCAAGGACAAGCTGAACATCAATCTGAAGCTGACGGCGCTTCCCTCTGCGGAAAACGACCAGGATGTGAAGATTCAGGCTGCCGGCGCGGCGAACAACCTGCCGGATCTGTTCATGGTGCGCCGTGACACGTTGATGCGTCTGGTCAAGCAGGGCTTGGTCGCCCCGGTGGATGACATGTATGCCAAGATGCCGGTCCGCACCGCAAAGCACTACGATGCCTCCAGCATCCAGAACACCACCGTCAACGGCCATTCCTATGGCTTTGCCGACCCGGGCTCCATCGCCAAGAACGAAGGTCTTTTGATCCGCAAGGACTGGCTGGACAAGCTTGGTCTGGCTGTTCCCAAGACGCTGGATGACCTGTACAACGTCATGGTTGCGTTCACCAAGAACGACCCTGACGGGAACGGAAAGAACGACACCTACGGCTATGGCGCCTTCCAGGAGATCAACAACTACGAAGAGTGGCCTGGCCGTCGTCTTGAGCCGATCCTTGGCGCCTTCGGCGTGGAAGGAACCTGGGACATGACCAAAGCCAACGCTGGCCTGAACATCCTCAAGCCGGAGTTCTACGACGCCATGGTCTTCATCAAGAAGATCCAGGACGCTGGTGTGATCGATCCCAACTGGCTGGCCTACAAGAAGGATGACTTCCGCGCTGCGTGGAAGCAGGGCCGGTTCGGCATCATGCGGGAACAGAACGCCGCGTACGCCGCGACTTCCAACTACGCACCGTTTGACAAGAACTTCCCCAACGGCGAATGGATCGTCATTGATCCGCCGGTAGGGCCTACGGGCAAGGCTTCCATCGGTCCGTACACAGTGAACTACCGCATCTACGCGGTCAGCGCCAAGGCGGCGAAAGCCGGCAAGTTGGACAAGATCGCCCAGTTGCTGGAGTGGATGGCTTCCGATGAGGGCTACTATCTGCTCGGATGGGGTGTCGAAGGCGTGAACTACACCAAAGACGCCAATGGTATTCCTGTCGCTGACGGAGTGGACAAAGATCTGGCGTTCTCCGGTCCGAAAGGCCAGACGGTCACCCAGTTGCGCAACATGGTGTTCTACAATGGTGACATCGAGCTTGGCAGCCGGTACCCGACCTACCAGACGGCGACCAGCGGCAAGACGATGAGCGCGTTGACGGTATTGCGTGACATGCAGAGCCGCAAGTGGACGCCGGCCATCGGTTCCGACATGCTGCCCATTCCCAACGCAGACCTGAAGCGCTTCTACGAACAGGGGCTCGCTGAGTTCATCACCGGCAAGCGCGAGCTTACCAAGGCGAACTGGGATGCGTGGATCGCTGAGTTCAAGAAGCAGGGCGGCCAGGCGTGGAATGACGCCGGTGTGCAGTACGCCCAGGACAACGATCTGTTGGTGTGA
- a CDS encoding LacI family transcriptional regulator produces the protein MHKRIGFVLASIHTGSSKGFWSDLAVLSKEHGDALFVFPGGRLECQDEFEFLRNEIYDLANAKNLDGLVSWGSSLGGSISISQVEKFHDRFQDLPFVTYSLKRPGHPNIGFDAYGGMQALVTHMILHHGAKRLAFLRGPGNHEGARLRYKAYVDALSQCHIPFDANLVSDPVAWEDGAKALSQLVDERHLKPGKDFDTLLCSSDMMMFSAGKVLEGMGISIPGDLRLAGFNDSEESLLLECPCTTVRMPVEEMASLSYYQLLDLIDNPRGSDNDTLLPAPLVIRRSCGCPDSLGGEEIARAKFSGNREAFVSWLEERFPGYPVREVVASGDPRMLERTLRAYLQHGGDTLLADEAIGWYERYISGSEQGIALPVAPSEGFRRPGKRLRHADAVTEDQLAEERAPLLAQHRLHRVHLHHPSSRCGHHRLLPGAAPGCREPSGGRV, from the coding sequence GTGCATAAGCGGATCGGCTTTGTATTGGCATCCATCCATACCGGATCATCCAAGGGATTCTGGTCTGACCTCGCCGTCCTGTCCAAGGAACACGGCGACGCCTTGTTCGTGTTTCCCGGAGGCCGGCTGGAATGCCAGGATGAATTTGAGTTCCTGCGCAACGAAATCTATGATCTTGCCAACGCGAAGAACCTGGATGGGCTGGTCAGCTGGGGATCCTCGCTTGGGGGCAGCATCAGCATCTCCCAGGTGGAGAAGTTCCATGACCGGTTCCAGGACCTTCCGTTCGTCACCTATTCCCTGAAGCGTCCCGGGCACCCCAACATCGGCTTTGACGCCTACGGGGGGATGCAGGCGCTGGTCACCCATATGATCCTCCACCATGGCGCCAAACGGTTGGCGTTCCTCCGGGGACCGGGCAACCACGAGGGAGCCCGGCTACGGTACAAGGCGTACGTGGATGCCCTTTCCCAGTGCCATATTCCGTTTGACGCCAACCTGGTCTCCGATCCGGTGGCGTGGGAGGATGGGGCGAAGGCGCTTTCCCAGTTGGTCGACGAGCGTCATCTGAAACCGGGAAAGGATTTCGACACGCTCCTCTGCTCCAGCGACATGATGATGTTCTCCGCCGGTAAGGTGCTGGAAGGAATGGGGATCTCCATTCCTGGAGACCTTCGGTTGGCCGGATTCAACGACAGTGAGGAAAGCCTGCTGCTGGAGTGCCCCTGCACTACGGTGCGCATGCCGGTGGAGGAGATGGCCTCGCTTTCCTATTATCAATTGCTTGATTTGATCGACAACCCACGGGGGAGCGACAACGACACGTTGCTGCCCGCTCCGCTGGTCATCCGCCGCTCCTGCGGCTGTCCGGATTCCCTGGGAGGGGAGGAGATCGCCCGGGCGAAGTTCTCCGGCAACCGGGAGGCGTTCGTCTCCTGGCTGGAGGAACGGTTCCCCGGATACCCGGTCCGGGAGGTGGTCGCCTCCGGCGATCCCCGGATGCTGGAGAGGACGCTCCGCGCCTACTTGCAGCATGGCGGGGATACGCTGTTGGCTGATGAGGCCATCGGCTGGTATGAACGGTACATCAGTGGTTCGGAGCAGGGGATTGCACTCCCTGTTGCTCCGTCAGAGGGATTTCGTCGACCGGGAAAGCGCCTACGCCACGCGGATGCAGTCACGGAGGATCAACTCGCTGAAGAGCGCGCTCCTCTGCTCGCGCAGCATCGTCTCCATCGCGTCCATCTGCACCACCCATCTTCCCGATGTGGGCATCACCGCCTGCTACCTGGTGCTGCACCAGGATGCCGGGAACCGTCTGGTGGGCGGGTTTGA
- a CDS encoding transposase, translated as MEYGACSYLYQANGAMTESLKRFFPDTWKTIFTLAALKCIGETSLKRVQACYETSYLSVLFPRLGLSAPSLTRELRELGKNRDGICSYMRNGLSDYSGFILIDGHRIISESRNLPLAQLGYDSRMRYEPQVNLLYLFGRKDGMRLPLYYKQFAGSVPDCLALPDIGAEAGIRGSGITVIADKGFGSDDDFAAITGSGMHYIIPLKRNTAEAQIPANASLYANAFNFRQRSVFWTSSTKEGCKVVVYYDMLLAMYETSDLICRLEKKNNAAAAALEKEEARRRKGKSKLTDEQIAAMQSIDVTRNVQQRSEIGTLILKTDRLDLDESQIYALYKTRQEIEQNFKCYDDTLDLDASFMQDQDAFEGWLFVNHLALQMLYGILDYIAQANLTGRYSFKDVVRTLEGIRANKINGQWRLSQFTKNTRKLCTDLDIKIDSPLVS; from the coding sequence GTGGAGTACGGGGCCTGCAGCTACCTGTACCAAGCCAACGGGGCCATGACGGAGAGCCTGAAGCGGTTCTTCCCCGACACCTGGAAGACGATTTTCACCCTTGCTGCGCTCAAGTGCATCGGCGAGACATCGCTGAAGCGGGTGCAGGCCTGCTACGAAACCAGCTATCTTTCCGTATTGTTCCCACGCCTCGGGCTGTCTGCCCCCTCGCTCACCCGTGAGCTGAGGGAGCTGGGCAAAAACCGCGACGGGATATGCTCCTACATGAGGAACGGCCTTTCCGACTACAGCGGCTTCATCCTCATCGACGGGCACCGGATCATCAGCGAGTCGAGGAACCTGCCCCTCGCGCAGCTGGGCTACGACAGCAGGATGCGCTACGAGCCGCAGGTCAACCTGCTCTACCTGTTCGGCAGGAAGGACGGGATGAGGCTGCCGCTGTACTACAAGCAGTTCGCAGGCAGCGTCCCCGACTGCCTGGCGCTGCCCGACATCGGGGCGGAAGCGGGAATCCGGGGATCGGGCATCACCGTGATAGCGGACAAGGGCTTTGGATCCGACGACGACTTCGCCGCGATCACAGGATCGGGGATGCATTACATCATCCCTCTGAAGAGGAACACCGCCGAGGCGCAGATCCCGGCGAATGCCTCGTTGTACGCCAATGCGTTCAATTTCCGCCAGCGCAGCGTGTTCTGGACCTCCAGCACCAAGGAGGGGTGCAAGGTCGTTGTCTACTACGACATGCTGCTTGCCATGTATGAGACGAGCGACCTCATCTGCCGTCTCGAAAAGAAGAACAATGCCGCAGCGGCAGCCCTGGAAAAGGAGGAGGCACGGCGCAGAAAGGGCAAGAGCAAGCTCACCGACGAGCAGATTGCCGCGATGCAGAGCATCGACGTCACCCGCAATGTGCAGCAGCGCAGCGAGATCGGCACCCTCATACTCAAGACCGACCGCCTGGACCTCGACGAGTCCCAGATCTACGCCTTGTACAAGACAAGACAGGAAATCGAGCAGAACTTCAAGTGCTACGACGACACCCTGGACCTGGACGCCAGCTTCATGCAGGACCAGGATGCCTTCGAGGGGTGGCTGTTCGTCAACCATCTGGCCCTTCAGATGCTGTACGGCATCCTTGACTATATTGCCCAGGCGAACCTGACTGGCAGGTATTCCTTCAAGGATGTCGTCAGGACCCTGGAAGGCATCCGGGCGAACAAGATCAACGGACAGTGGCGATTGTCGCAGTTCACCAAGAATACCAGGAAGCTGTGCACCGACCTGGACATCAAGATTGACAGTCCCCTAGTCAGTTAG
- a CDS encoding IS110 family transposase, which translates to MNTVINIGIDVHKDSYSLCSYSFATKQAFGQTRIASNSNLVIKYVRKLQESQPNVEVLCGYEAGPTGYGLYRDLEKAGIGCVIMAPTTLPKASGNHVKNDRLDAMELSKHLAFGTYSAVHVPTSEDEAVKNYTRLRNTRLQALKKSKQNLLSFLLRCGRDFSEGKNYWTQIHYTWLKRQQFTDPVDQETFNEYLQEVYDQQEKVDRYNQRIEQLSQLEAYRDKVAKLRCFRGIETHTALSLVSEIGDFSRFANAQQFSAYLGLVPREDSSGQREKRGGITKAGNTRLRLLLIEGANSTLRSSLYGQKSKRLKARQEGNEADVIAYADKANRRLHRVYNNLTNRGVIKNKATVAVARELSCFIWGMMNNRFD; encoded by the coding sequence ATGAATACTGTAATCAACATTGGCATCGATGTCCACAAGGATTCCTACTCACTCTGCTCCTATTCGTTTGCAACGAAGCAGGCCTTCGGCCAGACCAGGATAGCAAGCAACAGCAATCTGGTCATTAAATATGTTAGGAAACTACAGGAATCGCAACCGAACGTTGAGGTCCTGTGCGGCTATGAGGCGGGTCCGACAGGCTACGGCCTGTACCGCGACCTGGAAAAAGCGGGCATCGGATGCGTGATCATGGCGCCCACAACGCTGCCGAAGGCATCCGGGAATCATGTGAAGAATGATCGGCTTGATGCGATGGAGCTGTCGAAGCACCTTGCGTTCGGCACCTACAGTGCGGTACACGTTCCCACATCCGAGGATGAGGCGGTCAAGAACTACACCAGGCTTCGCAACACCCGTCTGCAGGCCCTGAAGAAATCGAAGCAGAATTTGCTCTCGTTTCTCTTGCGTTGTGGCAGGGATTTTTCGGAAGGAAAGAATTACTGGACCCAGATTCACTACACTTGGCTGAAACGGCAGCAGTTTACCGACCCGGTGGACCAGGAGACCTTCAATGAGTACCTGCAGGAGGTATATGACCAGCAGGAGAAGGTCGACCGGTACAACCAGAGGATAGAGCAGCTCTCCCAACTTGAGGCGTATCGGGATAAGGTGGCAAAACTTCGCTGCTTCCGGGGCATCGAGACCCATACGGCGTTGTCGCTGGTCTCAGAGATCGGGGATTTCTCCCGGTTCGCCAACGCCCAGCAGTTCTCCGCCTATCTGGGCTTGGTGCCTAGGGAGGACTCAAGCGGACAGCGGGAAAAACGGGGAGGTATCACAAAAGCCGGAAACACCCGATTGAGGTTGCTGCTCATAGAAGGGGCGAACTCAACACTACGAAGCAGCCTGTATGGACAGAAGTCAAAGAGGCTGAAAGCAAGGCAGGAAGGGAACGAGGCGGATGTCATCGCCTATGCGGACAAGGCGAACCGGAGGCTGCACCGGGTGTACAACAACCTCACCAACCGCGGCGTAATCAAGAACAAGGCGACGGTTGCCGTGGCAAGGGAACTATCCTGCTTCATCTGGGGCATGATGAACAACAGATTTGACTGA
- a CDS encoding ABC transporter permease subunit, translating into MAASLNSEERAAYLAYKKHHLTREIKRHRSIYAIMLIPLAYYILFKYVPIWNGQIAFRDYMALDGVLGSKWVGLANFKDFIHSFYFGELIRNTMMYSVGKLVFSLPLSIILAIALYECVHPKLGKVVQTLAYLPHFLSWVIMYGILLSLLAPGDGVVNDLIKMAGGKPIDFLTSTKAFPWIVILSDAWKEMGWSAIIFIAALMGIDPSLFEAAMVEGANSWQRVHYITLPSIRPVIVVVLLLRLGTILDAGFNQIFMLYSTPVLSVADIIDTWVYRQGLLEFQFGLATAVGLFKGVIGLLLIVVSNKLTKKLSGSSLY; encoded by the coding sequence ATGGCAGCCTCGCTGAACAGTGAGGAACGAGCGGCATACCTCGCGTATAAAAAGCATCATCTGACGCGGGAGATCAAGCGGCATCGAAGCATCTATGCGATCATGCTGATTCCGCTGGCCTATTACATCCTGTTCAAGTACGTGCCGATCTGGAACGGCCAGATCGCGTTCCGTGATTACATGGCCCTGGATGGCGTGCTGGGGTCCAAATGGGTTGGATTGGCCAACTTCAAGGATTTCATCCATTCGTTCTACTTTGGTGAGTTGATCCGCAACACGATGATGTACAGCGTGGGAAAACTGGTGTTCAGCCTGCCGTTGTCCATCATCCTTGCCATCGCGCTGTATGAGTGTGTCCATCCCAAATTGGGGAAAGTGGTGCAGACGCTGGCCTACCTGCCGCACTTCCTCTCCTGGGTCATCATGTACGGCATTCTGCTCTCCCTGCTCGCTCCGGGAGACGGCGTGGTCAACGATTTGATCAAAATGGCCGGGGGGAAGCCGATCGACTTTCTGACCAGCACCAAGGCGTTCCCTTGGATCGTCATCTTATCCGACGCGTGGAAGGAGATGGGCTGGTCGGCCATCATCTTCATCGCCGCGTTGATGGGCATCGATCCGTCGCTGTTTGAGGCGGCGATGGTGGAAGGAGCCAACAGCTGGCAACGTGTGCATTACATCACCCTTCCATCGATCCGCCCGGTGATCGTCGTCGTATTGCTTCTCCGGCTTGGCACCATTTTGGATGCCGGTTTCAACCAGATCTTCATGTTGTACAGCACGCCGGTCCTCAGCGTCGCAGACATCATCGACACCTGGGTGTACCGCCAAGGCCTGCTGGAGTTCCAGTTTGGCCTCGCCACCGCCGTCGGTCTGTTCAAAGGGGTCATCGGACTTCTTCTGATCGTCGTCAGCAACAAGCTGACCAAGAAACTCAGCGGGTCGTCGCTGTATTGA